The following proteins come from a genomic window of Triticum aestivum cultivar Chinese Spring chromosome 6A, IWGSC CS RefSeq v2.1, whole genome shotgun sequence:
- the LOC123130910 gene encoding sulfate transporter 3.2-like — protein sequence MVGMPVVDVPETPVATGAPRVPVPPARPFLHILGAHLRETFFPDDPFRAVAREDGHGRRAVAALRYLFPCLQWLPCYTLGALRSDLIAGVTVASLAVPQGISYAKLADLPPIMGLYSSFVPALVYAVMGSSRDLAVGTTAVGSLLFPALLGKEAPPAENPELYMHLAFTATFFAGVFQTGLGILRLGFVVDFLSQAAIVGFMGGAATVVCLQQLKGLLGLQHFTRATDVVAVMRAVFSQTHHWRWESLVLGCCCLIFLLMTRFFSKRRPRLFWVSAAAPLASLVVGSIFVYLIHGQNHGIEVIGNLKKGINPSSAKSLILSPPHMMVALKTGIITGLIGLAEGIAVGRSFAMSKNYHVDNNKEMVAFGLANIVGSCTSCYLTTGPFSRSAVNVNAGCKTAMSNAVMAVAVAVTLLFLTPLFHYTPLVVLSAIIISAMLGVFDFPAAVRLWKVDKLDFCACLGACLGVVLDNIGIGLSIAVGISVVRILLFVARPRTTALGKMPNSTMYRRMDQYAMAESVPGVLVLQVDAPIFFANASYLRERISRWINEEEERIKATCEQSLQCVVLDMGAVAGIDTSGTKLIEDLSKSLHMKNIQIALANPGSEVMKKLDMSKVLMRIDDEWIFQKVGDACDYTLLNCKIATVQHNIV from the exons ATGGTGGGGATGCCGGTCGTCGACGTGCCCGAGACGCCGGTGGCGACGGGGgcgccgcgcgtgcccgtgcccccGGCACGGCCGTTCCTCCACATCCTCGGCGCCCACCTGAGGGAGACCTTCTTTCCCGACGATCCGTTCCGAGCGGTGGCGCGGGAGGACGGGCACGGCCGGCGCGCCGTGGCCGCGCTCCGCTACCTGTTCCCGTGCCTGCAGTGGCTACCGTGCTACACCCTCGGCGCGCTCCGGTCCGACCTCATCGCCGGTGTCACCGTAGCCAGCCTCGCCGTCCCCCAGGGCATCAGCTACGCCAAGCTCGCCGATCTCCCGCCCATCATGGGACTAT ACTCTAGCTTCGTGCCGGCGCTGGTATACGCGGTGATGGGAAGCTCCAGGGACCTGGCGGTGGGGACGACGGCGGTGGGGTCGCTGCTGTTCCCTGCGTTGCTGGGGAAGGAGGCGCCGCCGGCGGAGAACCCGGAGCTGTACATGCACCTGGCCTTCACGGCCACCTTCTTCGCCGGCGTGTTCCAGACAGGCCTTGGCATCCTCAGGCTGGGCTTCGTGGTGGACTTTTTGTCGCAGGCCGCCATCGTCGGGTTCATGGGCGGCGCCGCCACGGTGGTGTGCCTGCAGCAGCTCAAGGGCCTCCTGGGCCTCCAGCACTTCACCAGGGCCACGGACGTCGTCGCCGTCATGCGCGCGGTCTTCTCGCAGACCCACCAC TGGCGATGGGAGAGCTTGGTTCTCGGGTGTTGCTGTCTCATTTTTCTGCTCATGACTCGCTTCTTC AGCAAGAGGCGACCCAGGCTCTTTTGGGTGTCGGCTGCGGCACCGTTGGCGTCACTCGTTGTTGGAAGCATCTTCGTGTACCTCATCCATGGCCAAAACCATGGCATCGAAGTG ATTGGTAACCTCAAGAAGGGCATAAACCCGTCGTCCGCCAAGAGCTTGATCTTGTCGCCGCCGCACATGATGGTCGCTCTCAAGACCGGCATCATCACCGGCCTCATCGGCCTCGCC GAAGGGATCGCCGTGGGGAGGAGCTTCGCCATGTCCAAGAACTACCACGTGGACAACAACAAGGAGATGGTCGCCTTCGGGCTGGCGAACATCGTGGGGTCCTGCACCTCATGCTACCTCACCACCGGCCCCTTCTCGCGCTCCGCCGTGAACGTCAACGCCGGCTGCAAGACCGCCATGTCCAACGCGgtgatggcggtggcggtggccgtgACGCTCCTCTTCCTGACGCCGCTGTTCCACTACACCCCGCTGGTGGTGCTGTCGGCCATCATCATCTCGGCCATGCTGGGCGTTTTTGACTTCCCCGCCGCCGTTCGCCTGTGGAAGGTGGACAAGCTCGACTTCTGCGCCTGCCTCGGCGCCTGCCTCGGCGTCGTCTTGGACAACATCGGGATCGGACTCTCCATCGCG GTCGGGATATCGGTTGTCCGGATCCTGCTGTTCGTGGCGCGGCCGAGGACGACGGCGCTCGGCAAGATGCCCAACTCGACCATGTACAGAAGGATGGACCAGTACGCCATGGCGGAGAGCGTGCCCGGAGTGCTGGTGCTGCAGGTCGACGCGCCCATCTTCTTCGCCAACGCGAGCTACCTGCGAGAGCG GATCTCGCGGTGGATCAACGAGGAGGAAGAGCGGATCAAGGCCACGTGTGAGCAGAGCCTACAGTGTGTCGTCCTGGACATGGGTG CCGTCGCTGGCATTGACACAAGCGGAACCAAGCTCATAGAGGATCTCAGCAAGAGCCTGCACATGAAGAATATTCAG ATTGCACTGGCAAACCCAGGGAGTGAAGTGATGAAGAAACTGGACATGTCCAAGGTGCTCATGCGCATCGACGATGAGTGGATCTTTCAGAAGGTGGGTGACGCATGCGACTACACGCTGCTCAACTGTAAGATAGCAACTGTTCAACACAACATTGTGTGA